From a single Endozoicomonas euniceicola genomic region:
- the pdxY gene encoding pyridoxal kinase PdxY, with amino-acid sequence MNILSIQSHVAVGHAGNSSAVFPLQRLGFNVWPVNTVMFSNHTGHSGWRGPVFTPETIQDVLLGMEEHGAFAECHGFLSGYMGDPGMAEVILDAVERIRAVNPDVLYCCDPVIGDTDTGIYVQKEIPDFFRNKVIQQANIITPNHFELEMLTGQKITSTDQALKGARSLLAEGPDIVLVTSLLTDDGKKDHIAMLAVDHSEAWLITTPMYPINGVVSGSGDTTAALFMAKLLQGCELKQSLEHIAGAMDGLFKKTSLAGSQELQLIGAQDELVKPSVTFSATPLEPTYTNQLDDDNLQTD; translated from the coding sequence ATGAATATTCTCTCAATCCAATCCCATGTGGCTGTAGGTCATGCGGGTAATTCATCCGCTGTTTTTCCGTTGCAGCGACTGGGCTTTAATGTCTGGCCTGTTAATACGGTCATGTTTTCCAACCACACCGGGCATTCTGGCTGGCGAGGTCCTGTGTTTACCCCTGAGACCATTCAGGATGTCCTTCTGGGGATGGAGGAGCATGGTGCTTTTGCTGAATGCCATGGGTTCCTGTCCGGATATATGGGTGATCCGGGTATGGCAGAAGTTATTCTGGATGCGGTTGAACGTATTCGTGCCGTTAATCCTGATGTACTGTACTGCTGCGACCCTGTGATAGGAGACACCGACACCGGTATTTATGTGCAGAAAGAGATTCCTGATTTCTTTCGGAACAAGGTGATCCAGCAGGCCAATATTATTACGCCGAACCACTTTGAGCTGGAGATGCTCACCGGCCAAAAAATAACCTCAACAGATCAGGCATTAAAAGGTGCCAGAAGCCTGCTGGCAGAAGGCCCCGATATTGTACTGGTAACAAGCCTTCTAACAGACGACGGCAAGAAAGATCATATTGCGATGCTGGCCGTCGATCATTCAGAAGCCTGGCTGATTACAACGCCGATGTATCCGATCAATGGGGTTGTCAGTGGTTCTGGCGACACTACTGCGGCGTTATTTATGGCGAAACTTTTGCAGGGCTGTGAACTTAAGCAATCACTTGAGCATATCGCCGGGGCCATGGACGGACTGTTCAAAAAAACAAGTCTGGCCGGTAGTCAGGAGTTACAGCTGATTGGGGCTCAGGATGAGCTGGTAAAGCCGTCGGTTACTTTTTCTGCCACTCCCCTTGAACCAACTTACACCAACCAGCTTGATGATGATAACCTTCAGACGGATTAG
- a CDS encoding heavy metal-binding domain-containing protein → MLKTTTPSVEGRPVKEYLGVVVGEAIVGANVFRDLFASIRDIVGGRSGAYEKELEKAREAAFEDIETRAREVGANAIVGIDLDYEVVGEKSSMLMVSISGTAVKL, encoded by the coding sequence ATGCTGAAAACCACCACACCTTCCGTGGAAGGGAGACCCGTCAAGGAGTATCTGGGCGTTGTCGTAGGAGAAGCTATTGTCGGTGCCAATGTGTTTCGGGATCTTTTCGCGAGCATCAGGGATATTGTGGGTGGCCGTTCTGGTGCTTACGAGAAAGAACTTGAAAAGGCACGGGAAGCCGCTTTTGAAGATATTGAAACCAGGGCCCGGGAAGTGGGAGCCAATGCCATTGTGGGTATTGACCTGGATTACGAAGTTGTCGGTGAAAAAAGCAGTATGCTGATGGTCAGCATCAGTGGAACAGCGGTAAAGCTGTAG
- a CDS encoding MFS transporter produces MNQSHQLSLLGKRRFLPFFATQFLGAFNDNIYKNTLLLMAAFAAAEQLPFDSDLFINLGAGLFILPFFIFSGIAGQIADKYEKSLIIRRVKLLEIGIMSVAAGFIISQSFLVLLILLFLMGTQSAFFGPVKYAIIPQHLHEDELVGGNALVEMGTFVAILLGTLGAGLLVELTNAHGWVAVSVVVLAIIGWLCARQIPEAKASAPDLDISYNLFSQTRKIMRDAHGDRTVYLSLVAISWFWAIGAAYLTQLPNLASQILSGSPQVVSIMLAVFTIGVAAGSLFCGRISYGKVEPGIVPLGALGLSLFALDLFFAISPNTQGVLLSASEFIRIPANVRVLFDLAMIGFSGGLFIVPLYAMVQKRTEESRRARTIAALNVMNSSYMVGSAVFGMLFLGVANRTIEEFFLTLAVLHVIVSLLIFKASPEFWQRFKARFSRKVS; encoded by the coding sequence ATGAACCAAAGCCATCAACTTTCTCTGCTGGGTAAACGACGTTTTTTACCTTTTTTCGCCACCCAGTTTCTGGGGGCGTTTAACGATAATATCTATAAAAATACCCTGCTCCTGATGGCTGCGTTTGCGGCTGCAGAACAGTTGCCGTTCGATTCTGACCTGTTTATCAATTTGGGTGCCGGTTTATTTATCCTGCCTTTTTTCATTTTTTCCGGCATTGCCGGTCAAATAGCAGACAAATACGAAAAATCGCTGATTATCCGCAGGGTCAAACTGTTGGAAATTGGGATTATGTCGGTGGCTGCCGGTTTTATTATCAGCCAGAGCTTTCTGGTTTTGCTGATCCTCCTGTTCCTTATGGGTACCCAGAGTGCCTTTTTCGGTCCGGTGAAATACGCCATTATTCCCCAACATCTGCATGAAGATGAGCTGGTGGGCGGTAACGCCCTGGTTGAAATGGGCACCTTTGTCGCTATTCTCCTGGGAACCCTTGGCGCAGGACTGCTGGTTGAATTAACCAATGCTCATGGTTGGGTAGCCGTATCGGTCGTTGTACTCGCTATTATTGGCTGGCTGTGTGCCCGACAGATTCCGGAAGCAAAAGCTTCAGCGCCAGATCTGGACATCAGCTACAACCTGTTCAGCCAGACCCGGAAAATCATGAGAGATGCCCATGGCGACAGAACTGTTTACCTTAGTCTGGTCGCCATCTCCTGGTTCTGGGCGATTGGGGCAGCCTACCTGACACAGCTGCCAAATCTTGCCAGTCAGATATTGTCTGGCAGTCCTCAGGTTGTGAGTATAATGCTCGCCGTCTTTACCATTGGCGTTGCAGCCGGGTCGCTGTTCTGCGGAAGGATTTCCTATGGCAAGGTTGAGCCGGGCATTGTGCCTCTGGGCGCTTTGGGACTGAGCCTGTTCGCACTGGATCTGTTCTTTGCGATTTCTCCCAACACTCAGGGGGTATTGCTTAGTGCCAGTGAGTTTATAAGAATTCCCGCCAATGTCCGGGTATTGTTTGACCTTGCCATGATTGGCTTTTCTGGTGGGCTGTTTATTGTGCCACTGTATGCCATGGTTCAGAAAAGAACGGAAGAAAGTCGCCGTGCCCGAACGATTGCAGCACTGAACGTTATGAACTCTTCCTACATGGTTGGCAGCGCTGTGTTCGGAATGCTGTTCCTGGGGGTAGCTAATCGAACCATTGAAGAATTCTTCCTGACCCTGGCGGTTCTGCATGTAATTGTCAGCTTGTTGATTTTCAAAGCATCACCTGAATTCTGGCAACGTTTCAAGGCTCGCTTTTCACGAAAGGTATCCTGA
- a CDS encoding pseudouridine synthase: MTESAQTSECPAHRPVHIVPTCHETLRELYRDDHLVVVDKPAGLLSVPGRHPANFDSALSRLQSINPESRVVHRLDMSTSGVMVFALQADSHRALSRQFQDRLVSKGYTAEVWGTPAEQSGSVNLPMRCDWLNRPRQMVDHAQGKPALTHYTCINVHRHHQETSSETCRVWLEPVTGRSHQLRVHMAELGHPILGCEFYAHPEAYEASTRLNLHATRLTFTHPVLQESMTFEVPAPF, from the coding sequence ATGACTGAATCTGCCCAAACTTCTGAATGTCCTGCACATCGTCCTGTGCATATTGTGCCGACCTGCCATGAAACGCTCCGGGAGCTATACCGGGACGATCATCTGGTAGTGGTCGACAAACCCGCTGGCCTGCTCAGCGTACCCGGACGGCATCCCGCCAATTTTGACAGCGCCCTGTCTCGTCTGCAGAGCATAAACCCGGAAAGCCGGGTTGTTCACCGACTGGACATGTCCACTTCCGGCGTTATGGTGTTTGCCCTTCAGGCTGACAGCCACAGAGCATTAAGCCGCCAGTTTCAGGATCGCCTGGTCAGTAAGGGTTATACCGCTGAAGTGTGGGGAACCCCGGCAGAGCAGTCTGGTTCTGTGAACCTGCCCATGCGTTGCGACTGGCTCAACCGCCCAAGGCAGATGGTTGACCACGCTCAGGGCAAACCCGCCCTGACCCACTACACCTGCATCAATGTTCACCGTCATCATCAGGAAACGTCATCAGAAACCTGTCGTGTATGGCTTGAACCTGTTACTGGACGCTCACACCAGTTAAGGGTCCATATGGCGGAACTGGGCCATCCAATCCTTGGCTGTGAGTTCTACGCCCACCCGGAGGCTTATGAAGCCAGTACAAGATTGAATCTCCATGCAACCCGGCTGACATTTACACACCCGGTTTTGCAGGAATCCATGACGTTTGAAGTGCCTGCCCCGTTTTAA
- a CDS encoding DUF5062 family protein has translation MKKIKNETELVREALRVGAIYVEKRKAGKFEETDSSRQKIEYLYRLLVHDKLIQPLVKGQESEQSMKHKLALWISRQLPEGHPLLK, from the coding sequence TTGAAAAAAATTAAGAATGAAACCGAACTGGTCCGTGAAGCACTTCGAGTCGGTGCTATCTATGTTGAAAAGCGCAAAGCGGGTAAGTTTGAAGAAACAGATTCTTCCCGCCAGAAAATCGAGTACCTTTACCGCCTGCTGGTACACGACAAGCTGATTCAGCCATTGGTTAAGGGACAAGAATCGGAACAGAGCATGAAACACAAACTGGCTTTGTGGATTTCACGACAGCTACCTGAAGGGCATCCCTTGCTAAAATAG
- a CDS encoding putative RNA methyltransferase: MPANLKCPVCSQLLQQLDNGAACTNNHRFDRARQGYLNLLPSHKMRSKHPGDDKQMVQARSRFLDSGCYQLVTDALTQATRTALKDTEHPVILDAGCGEGYYTTRLHDALPQASVCGFDISKPAIQACCRRSKDIQWLVASVNDIPVPDNQVDVIISVFSRCDWKEFSRILKPGGTVLVLAPGEQHLYALRQAIYEEVRPYPVDKLVSQLPEHFNLLEKGSVTGTMKLDSSELILDLLAMTPHYWHVKPSQKQRLSELTSLECGIDMKLYTITYQPAES; the protein is encoded by the coding sequence ATGCCTGCCAACCTGAAATGCCCCGTCTGCTCGCAGCTTTTACAACAGTTAGACAACGGGGCTGCATGTACCAACAACCATCGTTTCGACCGCGCCCGTCAAGGTTATCTGAACCTGCTGCCCAGCCATAAAATGCGCAGTAAACATCCTGGTGATGACAAGCAAATGGTGCAGGCGCGTAGCCGTTTTCTGGACAGCGGTTGCTATCAACTAGTGACAGACGCCCTGACACAAGCCACCAGAACAGCGCTGAAAGACACTGAACACCCCGTTATTCTCGACGCAGGCTGTGGCGAAGGTTATTACACCACCCGATTACACGACGCTTTACCACAGGCATCCGTATGCGGTTTTGATATCTCCAAACCCGCCATTCAGGCTTGCTGCCGCCGCAGTAAAGACATTCAATGGCTGGTCGCCAGCGTTAATGACATTCCTGTGCCAGACAACCAGGTTGATGTCATCATCAGTGTCTTTTCCCGTTGTGACTGGAAAGAGTTCAGCCGAATCCTCAAGCCGGGTGGCACCGTTCTGGTTCTGGCACCCGGAGAGCAACACCTGTATGCACTGCGCCAGGCCATTTATGAAGAAGTTCGTCCCTATCCGGTGGACAAGCTGGTCAGCCAGCTACCAGAGCATTTCAACCTGCTGGAAAAAGGTTCAGTGACAGGTACAATGAAGCTGGATTCGTCAGAGTTAATTCTTGACCTGCTGGCCATGACACCACACTACTGGCATGTGAAGCCGTCGCAAAAACAGCGGTTGTCTGAGTTAACATCGCTTGAGTGTGGCATTGATATGAAACTCTACACCATCACCTACCAACCTGCAGAGAGTTAA
- a CDS encoding cupin domain-containing protein: MINIDEIEWDEWTHGEQYGVRSKCLSDSAGGQAIATRMQELDPGKQSTPLHFHTAEEEHLFIVEGECTLLHGEECVHMIAGDYACFMPGDDRGHALLNHSKETCRYLIIGQRDQKDTVVYPEEGQVHVKALDQIFYDN, translated from the coding sequence TTGATCAATATTGACGAGATCGAATGGGACGAATGGACTCATGGTGAACAGTACGGTGTTCGTAGCAAATGCCTGAGCGACAGCGCAGGCGGACAGGCCATCGCCACTCGTATGCAGGAGCTGGACCCGGGCAAACAGTCAACACCTCTGCATTTTCACACCGCAGAAGAAGAACACCTGTTCATCGTTGAAGGCGAATGCACTCTCCTGCACGGCGAGGAGTGTGTTCATATGATTGCAGGTGACTATGCCTGCTTTATGCCCGGTGATGACCGGGGACATGCACTGCTTAACCACTCGAAAGAAACCTGTCGTTATCTGATTATTGGCCAACGCGACCAGAAGGATACCGTCGTTTATCCAGAGGAAGGTCAGGTGCATGTCAAGGCATTAGATCAGATTTTTTACGACAACTGA